The Amycolatopsis solani genome segment CCGGCTCGGCGCGGCTGGCCGAGCAGCTCAGCGGGCTGGTGAAGGACAACGCCGACCAGCTCAAGCCGGCCCTGCAGTCGCTGAGCCAGGTGACCGACCTGCTCAAGCGGCAGAACGACAACCTGACCAAGGGCCTGCAGCTGGCCGGGCCGTACTTCCGGGTGGTCACCAACACGACCGGCAACGGCCGCTGGATCGACGCATACCTCTGCGGGCTGATCCCGGAGAACCACGACCCGTGCACCGTGCCGAAGACTGTGCCGTTCGTTACCAATCCGACTACAGCCACGGCCGATGGCTTTCGTAGCAATGGTTCAGTCCCGCTCGGGGGCCGGCCTACTTCCGGTCGGATTGGTAACCAGGGAGGGACGAAGTGAGCGCGCTGACCACCACCCGCGCCGGGGTCCTGACGAGCCGGTTCATCGCCGCCGCCCTGCTGCTCGCCCTCGTCGTGACGGCGGCGTTGTGGTGGGTGTTCTCCGGCAGCGGGCAGCACCACGTGACGGCCTTCTTCACCCGCGCGGTCGGCGTCTACGCCGGGTCCGACGTCCGGGTGCTGGGCGTCCGGATCGGCCAGGTCGACGCGGTCACCCCGCGCGGCGAGCAGGTGCAGGTCGACATGACGGTCGACGGCTCGGTCGGCATCGCCGAGGACACCACGGTGCTGGTGATCGCGCCCAGCGTCGTCGCCGACCGGTACGTCCAGTTCGCCAAGCCGGCGCGCGGCGGGCCGCGGCTGCCGGACGGCGCGTCGATCCCGGTGCGGCGCACCGCGACCCCGGTGGAAATGGACCAGCTCTACGCCAGCCTCGACACGCTGTCGAAGGCGCTGGGCCCGGACGGCGCCAACTCCCAGGGCGCGCTGTCGGACCTGCTCAAGACCGGGGCGCAGAACCTGCAGGGCAACGGCCGTGCGTTCAACGACAGCGTGCGCAACTTCGCGCAGCTGGCGCGCACGCTGGCCGGGAACTCGGGCGACCTGTTCGGCACGGTCGACGAGCTCCAGCGGTTCACGACCATGCTGGCCACCAACGACCAGCAGGTCGGCAGCGTGAACCAGCAGCTCTCGCAGATTTCGGGCACGCTGGCCGCCAACAGCGGCGAGCTGGGGCAGGCTCTGAACGGCCTCGGCCGCGCGCTCGCCGACGTCCAGGCGTTCATCCGGGACAACCGCGGCGCGCTCAAGTCCAATGTGGACAATCTGGTGACGACCACGCGGACGCTCGTCGAGCAGCGCGCCTCGCTGGCGGGCACGATCGACGCCGTCCCGCTGGCGGTGACGAACGTGCTCAACGCGGTCGACCCGGCCACCGGGCGGCTGCTCGGGCGCGAGAACCTCGACTACTACCTCACGGCGCTGCCGCTGCCGGTCACCGGCGACGTCTACACCAACGGGGGTGGCCGGTGAAACGGGTCCTCGCCACCGCGGCCGTCGGGTGCCTGCTGCTCGCGGGCTGCTCTTCGGGTGAGTTCAAGGGTGTCTACGACCTGCCGCTGCCGGGCGGCGCCGACGTCGGCGACCACCCGTACTCGGTGACCGTGCAGTTCGCCGACGTGCTCGACCTGGTGCCGCAGGCCGCGGTGAAGGTCGGCGACGTCCCGGTCGGGCGGGTGCGGGAGATCCGGCTGGGCGGCGACGGCTGGACGGCCGAAACCGTGCTGGAGGTCAACGGCGACGTCGCCCTGCCCGCGAACGCGATCGCCCGGCTGCGCCAGTCCAGCCTGCTCGGCGAGAAGTTCGTCGAGCTGGCCGCCCCGGACGGCACGACGTCCGGCTCCGGGACCGCGCGGCTGGTGGACGGGGCCACGATCACCGTGGACCGGACCAACCGCAACCCCGAGTTCGAGGAGATCTTCGGCGCCCTTTCGCTGCTGCTCAACGGCGGCGGCATCGGGCAGCTGCAGACCATCAACCGCGAGCTGTCGAAGGTGATGGACGGCAACGAGGCGCAGATCCGCTCGTTCCTGTCCGGGGTGAACACCCTGATGACCGACCTGGACGCGCACCGCTCGGACATCACCGAAGCCCTCGACGGCATGAACCGGCTGTCGGCGACGCTCGCGAACCGCCACGACCAGGTCTCCGGCGCCTTGACCGACCTGACGCCGGGGCTGCAAGCGCTCACCGACCAGCGCACCCAGCTCGTCTCGATGCTGCAGGCGCTCGACCGGCTCTCGACCGTGGCCACCGACGTCGTCGACCGCAGCCGCGACGACATGGTCGCGGACCTGCGTGCGCTCGCGCCGATCCTCGGGCAGCTGGCCAAGGCCGGCGAAGACCTGCCGCAGTCGCTGCAGCTGCTGCCGACGTTCCCGTTCCCGGACTCGGTGCTGCCCGCGGTGAAGGGCGACTACATCAACGCCTACGCCTCGGTGATCCCGGCCCCCGGGGTGCCGCTGCCGCCGGCCGGCGAGGGCGTGCCGCCCGGCTTGCCGCAGCTCCCGCTCCCCTCGGGAGGTCAGTGATGCTCACGCGCAGGGTGCGGATCCAGGTCGTGCTGTTCATCGTGATCGCGCTGGCCACGACGGCGTTCGTCGGCGCGAACTACGCCGGGCTCGGCCGGTTGTTCGGCTCCGGCAGCTACACGGTCCGGCTCGAGCTGGCCGAGGGAGGCGGGCTGTTCACGAACGGCGAAGTGACCTACCGCGGCGTCGCCGTCGGCCGCGTCGGCGAACTGCGGCTCACCCTCACCGGGACCGAAGCCGACCTGCTGATCGACGACGGCGCCCCGCCCATCCCGGCGGACTCGAAAGCGGTGGTCGCGAACCGGTCGGCGGTCGGCGAGCAGTACGTCGACCTGCAGCCGCGCACCTCCGGCGGGCCGTTCCTGGACGGGAACTCGGTCATCCAGCGCGAATCGACCACGCTGCCGCTGCCGGTCAACAACCTGCTGACCGACCTGGACTCGTTCACGGCGTCGGTGCCGACGCAGGACCTGCGCACGGTGGTGAACGAGCTCGACGACGCCCTGCGCGGTTCGGGCCCGGACCTCCAGACCTTGCTGGACACGGCGACGGAGTTCACCCAGCAGGCGGGCGCGCACCTGCCGCAGACGTCGAAGCTGATCAACGACGGCGCAACCGTGCTGCGCACCCAGGTGGATTCGTCGGCCCAGTGGCGCTCGTTCAGCGGCAACGCCCGCGTGTTCGCCCAGCAGCTGGCCAAGTCCGACGGCGACCTCCGGCGCCTGATCACGACCGCGCCCCCGGCGGCGACGCAGCTTTCGTCGCTGCTGAAGGAGAACGACCCGGGCCTGCCGATCGTGCTGGCCAACCTGCTGACGACGGCGCGGGTGTTCGGCACCCGCACGGCGGCGGAGGAGACGCTGCTGGCGAACGTCCCCCGCGCGGTGGCGGCCGTCGGCTCGGCCATCGACGACGACCGTCACGTGCTGCGGATGGGCCTGGTGCTCAACTTCGACAACCCGCCGTCGTGCCTGCAGGGCTACGAAGACACCCCGCACCGCTCGAGCCGGGACCTCTCGCCGTTGCCGCTGAACACCGACGCGGCGTGCACGTTGCCGTACGGCAACGAGAGCTCGGTGCGCGGCACGCAGAACGCCCCGCACCCGCCGGTCCCGGACGCGGTGCCGGTGGGGCCGCTGACGATCGGCACGCAGGCGACGAAGACGAGCCTCGAGGAGATGCTGTGGCTGCGCTGAAGCACGGAGCGGCGGCGGTCTCCCTGGCCGCGGCGGTGTTCGCGGGCTGGTCGGGCTGGTCCTGGTACGCGGCGGCCCACGAACCGGCGGTGACGTACGGAGCCGCGCGCGACTCGGCGTTGGCGAGCGGCCGGACGCTGGTGGCGGAGCTGAACAGCTTGGACTACCACGACGTCGAGGGCGGTCTGGGCCGCTGGCTGTCGGCGTCGACGGGCCCGCTGCACGACCAGCTGGCCCGGACGGACGCGCAGACGAAGCAGGCGCTGGCGGCGAACGCGACGGTGTCGACGGGGAGGGTTCTGGACGCGGCGCTGAGCGAGCTGGACGAGCACGCGGGGACGGCGAAGATGCTGGCCTCGGTGGAGATCACGATGGCGAAGCAGGGAACGTCCCCGGCGGTGAAGCGCAACCGCTTCGCGGCGGCGCTGGCGAAGACGGCGGACGGGTGGAAGCTGAGCGCGCTCGACCAGCTGGCGGTGGGAACCCGATGAACCGCTCGAAGACGGTGGAGGAGGTTCTCGCGCCGGCCGAGCCTGCCGAGGCGGAGATGGACGCCACGACCGCGACCGGCGCCGAGCCAGGCGACCTAGCGGCCGAGGCCGAGCCCGCCGCGACCGGTGGCGAGCGCGGCCCGGCCGCATGCGAGACCACGGCTCCGGCGCCCGAGCTCGAGACGGGCGAGCCGCCGGCCGCCGCCGGCGGCGGCGAAAGTGAGGTGGGTGGCCCGGCAGCCGCGGCCGCCGAAGCCGAGCAGCCGGCCGCCACCACCGCGCCCACCACCCCGGCCGGCAGCGACCCGGCGACCGAGGTCGAGCCCGAGTCCGGCGAGCCCGAAACCGCCGCGGCGGAGGTCGAGCCCGAACCCGGCGAGCCTGAAACCGCCGCCGAAGCCGAGCCCGCCCCAGCCACAACCCGGCCGGTCTGGCTCCGGCTGCCCGCCCTCCTCCTCGCCGCCGCCGTCGTCCTGGCCGGGGCCGGGACCTGGTTCACCCTCGAAGCCCACTCCGCCGCCGCGACCTCCGCCGCCGCCAACCTGGCGCTCACCGATGTCGGCGCCACCGCCGATGTCACCTCCGCCGTCACCCTCGCCGTGAACCGGGTCTTCTCCTATTCCTACGATCGGACCGACGTCACCGAAAAGGCCGCCGCCGCGGTTCTCCGTGGTGCCGCCAAGGATTCGTACGACAAGCTCTTCGCCCAGGTGCGGCAGAAAGCACCCGAGCAGAAACTCGTCCTCACTTCGCGCGTTTCGGCGATCGCCGTGCAAGAACTCACGAGCAATCACGCGCGGTTACTCGTCTTTCTCGATCAATCAGCCGTCCGGGCCGACAACAATGCGACCGACAACGCCGCGGCGCAGCTTTCCGTGACCGCGGAACGCGCCGATGGCACCTGGGTGATCACCGCTCTCGAACCGCGCTGAACCAGCGAGCACTTCACCGTTTCCGGGAGCACCCGGGACGGACGGGAAAACGCAAAGGGAGAACAACTATGTCCGTGGCAACGCAGCTGAGGAGACTGGCCGTC includes the following:
- a CDS encoding MCE family protein, encoding MKRVLATAAVGCLLLAGCSSGEFKGVYDLPLPGGADVGDHPYSVTVQFADVLDLVPQAAVKVGDVPVGRVREIRLGGDGWTAETVLEVNGDVALPANAIARLRQSSLLGEKFVELAAPDGTTSGSGTARLVDGATITVDRTNRNPEFEEIFGALSLLLNGGGIGQLQTINRELSKVMDGNEAQIRSFLSGVNTLMTDLDAHRSDITEALDGMNRLSATLANRHDQVSGALTDLTPGLQALTDQRTQLVSMLQALDRLSTVATDVVDRSRDDMVADLRALAPILGQLAKAGEDLPQSLQLLPTFPFPDSVLPAVKGDYINAYASVIPAPGVPLPPAGEGVPPGLPQLPLPSGGQ
- a CDS encoding MCE family protein; the encoded protein is MLTRRVRIQVVLFIVIALATTAFVGANYAGLGRLFGSGSYTVRLELAEGGGLFTNGEVTYRGVAVGRVGELRLTLTGTEADLLIDDGAPPIPADSKAVVANRSAVGEQYVDLQPRTSGGPFLDGNSVIQRESTTLPLPVNNLLTDLDSFTASVPTQDLRTVVNELDDALRGSGPDLQTLLDTATEFTQQAGAHLPQTSKLINDGATVLRTQVDSSAQWRSFSGNARVFAQQLAKSDGDLRRLITTAPPAATQLSSLLKENDPGLPIVLANLLTTARVFGTRTAAEETLLANVPRAVAAVGSAIDDDRHVLRMGLVLNFDNPPSCLQGYEDTPHRSSRDLSPLPLNTDAACTLPYGNESSVRGTQNAPHPPVPDAVPVGPLTIGTQATKTSLEEMLWLR
- a CDS encoding MCE family protein codes for the protein MSALTTTRAGVLTSRFIAAALLLALVVTAALWWVFSGSGQHHVTAFFTRAVGVYAGSDVRVLGVRIGQVDAVTPRGEQVQVDMTVDGSVGIAEDTTVLVIAPSVVADRYVQFAKPARGGPRLPDGASIPVRRTATPVEMDQLYASLDTLSKALGPDGANSQGALSDLLKTGAQNLQGNGRAFNDSVRNFAQLARTLAGNSGDLFGTVDELQRFTTMLATNDQQVGSVNQQLSQISGTLAANSGELGQALNGLGRALADVQAFIRDNRGALKSNVDNLVTTTRTLVEQRASLAGTIDAVPLAVTNVLNAVDPATGRLLGRENLDYYLTALPLPVTGDVYTNGGGR